The Deinococcus wulumuqiensis R12 genome has a window encoding:
- a CDS encoding DinB family protein — translation MNVREYYHYLAAAREQLWQFVRALPQEDLDRDLIGSGERFHNIKDLLLHITDVENHWIHVIARDDGVRPPHERPYNWVRPQAQQHDLNWILSYSQEVTHKTERFLDSAPELERPVKLVQDDPASATVTLDQLLWHVMTHEVRHTAQIAMMVRQLGHTPPWLDYLRFARPAAPLGGKDLAEEHDLAEESGRCEGGAAGREGEEVA, via the coding sequence ATGAATGTCCGCGAGTACTACCACTACCTTGCCGCCGCCCGCGAACAGTTGTGGCAGTTTGTACGCGCCTTGCCACAGGAAGACCTGGACCGTGACCTGATCGGCAGCGGCGAGCGTTTTCACAACATCAAGGACCTGCTGCTCCACATCACCGATGTGGAAAACCACTGGATTCACGTCATTGCCCGCGACGACGGGGTCAGGCCGCCACACGAACGCCCGTACAACTGGGTGCGCCCGCAGGCCCAGCAGCACGACCTGAACTGGATTCTGTCGTACAGCCAGGAGGTCACGCACAAGACCGAGCGCTTTCTGGACAGCGCCCCTGAGCTGGAGCGCCCGGTCAAGCTGGTGCAGGACGACCCGGCGAGTGCCACGGTCACGCTCGACCAACTGCTCTGGCACGTCATGACCCATGAGGTGCGCCACACTGCCCAGATCGCCATGATGGTCCGGCAGCTCGGGCACACGCCGCCCTGGCTGGATTACCTGCGCTTTGCCCGCCCCGCCGCGCCGCTCGGCGGCAAAGACCTCGCAGAGGAGCACGACCTCGCGGAGGAGAGCGGGAGATGCGAGGGGGGCGCTGCTGGCCGTGAGGGTGAAGAAGTCGCCTGA
- a CDS encoding endonuclease III domain-containing protein, translating into MTLFGDLSAADPPLNAARPAQERAALLAWVKDLFHEAYGARDLTPRRGAMHELISTILSQRTTHDDEEAAYQELRTLGDWDDIIAVPTETVAHAIRRSNYPESKAPRIQDTLRRIRDAPGGYDLDFLRELPVGEALKWLTDLPGVGVKTASLVLLFNYARPVFPVDTHVHRVSTRVGVIPRMGEQAAHRALLALLPPDPPYLYELHINFLAHGRKVCTWTRPKCGQCLLRERCDAYAQYGDRVPSFSEKPAKKESVGTHTDSD; encoded by the coding sequence GTGACCCTGTTCGGTGACCTTTCGGCGGCTGACCCGCCCCTCAACGCCGCCCGCCCTGCCCAGGAGCGGGCGGCTCTGCTGGCCTGGGTCAAAGACCTGTTTCACGAGGCCTACGGCGCACGCGACCTGACCCCCCGGCGCGGGGCCATGCACGAGCTGATTTCGACCATCCTCTCGCAGCGCACCACCCACGACGACGAGGAAGCCGCCTACCAGGAACTGCGGACGCTGGGGGACTGGGACGACATCATCGCCGTGCCCACCGAGACCGTCGCCCACGCCATTCGCCGCAGCAACTACCCCGAGAGCAAGGCCCCGCGCATTCAGGACACGCTGCGGCGCATCCGGGACGCGCCGGGGGGCTACGACCTGGATTTTCTGCGCGAGTTGCCGGTGGGCGAGGCCCTGAAGTGGCTCACCGACCTGCCGGGTGTGGGGGTCAAGACCGCCTCACTGGTCCTGCTGTTCAACTACGCCCGCCCGGTGTTTCCGGTCGATACGCATGTTCACCGCGTCAGCACCCGCGTCGGCGTCATTCCGCGCATGGGCGAGCAGGCGGCGCACCGGGCACTTCTCGCGCTGCTGCCGCCCGACCCGCCTTACCTGTACGAACTGCACATCAATTTCCTGGCCCACGGGCGAAAGGTCTGCACCTGGACCCGGCCCAAGTGCGGCCAGTGCCTCCTGCGCGAACGCTGCGACGCCTACGCCCAGTACGGCGACCGGGTGCCGAGTTTCAGCGAGAAACCGGCCAAAAAGGAGTCCGTCGGCACTCATACGGATTCCGATTGA
- the fmt gene encoding methionyl-tRNA formyltransferase, whose translation MSRPPKVAFFGSPAFALPVLEAIRAEFEVVLVVAQPDKPVGRGLKLTPPPVAARAAELGLPLAQPNKLRNNADFAARLRESGADVAVTCAYGKILPASLLDLPRFGFLNTHTSLLPRYRGAAPIQWALIRGETVTGTTIMQTDEGMDTGPVLLQEELPIAPGWTSLELSDALSAQAAALIVRALRDLEGLRPRPQDETQATHAPMLVKEDGFVRWTDSAAQVVNRFRGVAAWPQTTAFFGGKRLKLAGLTQADLTQADSALAGAPGEVLRVNEDGLTVACGEGAVQIRTAQPEAKKPQPAQVWAQGQGVTPGARFDLWEPGGDGPRT comes from the coding sequence TTGAGCCGCCCGCCGAAGGTCGCCTTTTTCGGCTCGCCCGCCTTCGCGCTGCCGGTACTGGAAGCGATTCGCGCCGAGTTCGAGGTGGTGCTGGTGGTCGCGCAGCCCGACAAGCCGGTGGGCCGGGGCCTGAAGCTCACGCCGCCCCCGGTGGCCGCCCGCGCCGCTGAGCTGGGCCTGCCACTCGCGCAGCCGAACAAACTGCGCAACAACGCCGACTTCGCCGCGCGGCTGCGCGAGTCGGGCGCCGATGTCGCTGTCACCTGCGCCTACGGCAAGATTTTGCCCGCCAGCCTGCTGGACCTGCCGCGTTTCGGTTTTCTGAACACGCACACCAGCCTGCTGCCGCGCTACCGGGGCGCCGCGCCGATTCAGTGGGCGCTGATTCGCGGGGAAACCGTGACCGGCACGACCATCATGCAGACCGACGAGGGGATGGATACCGGGCCGGTGCTGCTTCAGGAGGAGTTGCCCATCGCGCCCGGGTGGACCAGCCTGGAGCTTTCGGACGCGCTGAGCGCTCAGGCCGCTGCCCTCATCGTGCGGGCGCTGCGTGACTTGGAAGGACTGCGGCCCCGGCCCCAGGACGAGACGCAGGCCACCCACGCCCCCATGCTGGTCAAGGAAGACGGCTTCGTGCGCTGGACCGACTCCGCCGCGCAGGTGGTCAACCGCTTCCGGGGCGTGGCCGCGTGGCCGCAGACCACCGCCTTTTTCGGCGGCAAACGCCTGAAGCTCGCGGGCCTGACCCAGGCCGACCTCACTCAGGCCGACTCTGCCCTGGCCGGCGCCCCCGGCGAGGTGCTGCGGGTGAACGAGGACGGCCTGACCGTCGCGTGCGGCGAAGGAGCCGTGCAGATCCGGACCGCGCAGCCCGAGGCCAAAAAGCCCCAGCCCGCGCAGGTGTGGGCGCAGGGGCAGGGGGTGACGCCCGGGGCGAGGTTCGACCTCTGGGAACCCGGCGGGGACGGGCCGCGTACCTGA
- the def gene encoding peptide deformylase yields MTAPDFPAAPAPLSFGGTPRIYPMRLYGDPVLRRKARPLSPGDTLQVPGFAPQTVREVADTMLETMFEERGVGLAAPQIGLPVRLFVAVEYADDEEENEGQDKPLRSRVLREYVMLNPVVKALDKKKDRSYQEGCLSIPGIYEDGVPRMRRVSVSYTDLGGQPRTLEAEDYLARVFQHEADHLDGKLFLDHLPAVVTEDHRRELLKIQQASKNFLSHLAHWNSTAHLRENL; encoded by the coding sequence GTGACCGCGCCCGACTTCCCCGCTGCCCCCGCACCGCTGTCTTTCGGCGGCACGCCCCGTATCTACCCCATGCGGCTGTACGGCGACCCGGTTCTGCGCCGCAAGGCGAGGCCCCTTTCTCCCGGCGACACCCTGCAGGTGCCCGGCTTCGCTCCCCAGACGGTGCGCGAGGTGGCCGACACCATGCTCGAAACCATGTTCGAGGAACGCGGGGTGGGCCTCGCCGCGCCGCAGATCGGGCTGCCGGTGCGGCTGTTCGTGGCGGTGGAGTACGCCGACGACGAGGAAGAAAACGAGGGCCAGGACAAGCCGCTGCGCTCGCGGGTGCTGCGCGAGTACGTGATGCTCAATCCCGTCGTCAAGGCGCTCGACAAGAAAAAGGACAGGTCCTACCAGGAAGGCTGCCTGAGCATCCCCGGCATCTACGAGGACGGCGTGCCCCGCATGAGGCGGGTGTCGGTGTCGTACACAGACTTGGGCGGCCAGCCGCGCACCCTGGAAGCCGAGGACTATCTCGCCCGCGTGTTTCAGCATGAGGCGGACCACCTCGACGGCAAGCTGTTTCTCGACCACCTGCCCGCCGTGGTGACCGAGGACCACCGCCGCGAGCTGCTCAAGATTCAGCAGGCGTCCAAGAACTTCCTGTCGCATCTGGCCCACTGGAACAGCACGGCGCACCTGCGGGAGAATCTTTGA
- a CDS encoding carbon-nitrogen hydrolase family protein, with amino-acid sequence MPSRMLGSMPAQRPTLRVAAAAYPVRFLSSWDDYAAGLTRWVQDAARQGAELLVFPEYAPLELVSLLPKELHHDIVGMRPALQALLPGFLALHERLARECGVTLVAGSFPVTEGGGYVNRAHVFGPQGPLGHQDKLLMTRFEAEEWFIDPGAGVRVFAAGDISFGVAICYDSEFPHLARAQAELGAELLVVPSFTASRAGFTRVKVGSMARALENQCYVLHAPLLADAPWSYAIEDAAGQAGLYAPSDHGLPEDGVLAQGEWNAPGWLVRDLDFTLTRRVREDGHVLNWRDREAGQRRVQGQRPQDRP; translated from the coding sequence ATGCCCTCGCGTATGCTGGGGTCTATGCCTGCCCAGCGCCCCACCCTGCGCGTCGCCGCCGCTGCCTATCCGGTCCGGTTTCTGTCCTCCTGGGACGACTACGCCGCCGGGCTGACCCGCTGGGTGCAGGACGCGGCCCGGCAGGGCGCCGAGCTGCTCGTGTTTCCCGAGTACGCGCCGCTGGAACTCGTCAGCCTGCTGCCCAAAGAACTGCACCACGACATCGTCGGGATGCGCCCGGCGCTTCAGGCGCTGCTGCCCGGATTTCTGGCGCTGCACGAGCGGCTGGCGCGGGAATGCGGCGTGACCCTCGTGGCCGGGAGTTTTCCGGTGACGGAGGGCGGTGGGTACGTCAACCGCGCCCACGTCTTCGGGCCGCAGGGACCGCTGGGCCACCAGGACAAGCTGCTGATGACGCGCTTCGAGGCCGAGGAATGGTTCATCGACCCCGGCGCGGGCGTGCGGGTGTTTGCGGCGGGGGACATTTCCTTCGGGGTCGCCATCTGCTACGACTCGGAGTTTCCGCACCTCGCGCGGGCGCAGGCCGAACTCGGTGCCGAACTGCTGGTGGTGCCCAGTTTCACGGCGTCACGCGCCGGCTTTACGCGGGTGAAGGTGGGCAGCATGGCCCGTGCCCTGGAAAACCAGTGTTACGTGCTGCACGCGCCGCTGCTGGCCGACGCGCCCTGGAGCTACGCCATAGAGGACGCGGCGGGGCAGGCCGGCCTCTACGCGCCTTCCGACCACGGGCTGCCCGAGGACGGCGTGCTGGCGCAGGGCGAGTGGAACGCCCCCGGCTGGCTGGTCCGCGACCTCGACTTCACCCTGACCCGCCGGGTGCGCGAGGACGGGCACGTCCTGAACTGGCGTGACCGGGAAGCGGGGCAACGCCGCGTTCAGGGCCAGCGGCCACAGGACCGCCCATGA
- a CDS encoding GNAT family N-acetyltransferase, whose protein sequence is MTERPLPVVRVLRPTDVSPYFALRLALLRSDPLAYVTTAEEWAGRRLADVAGRLGMSDHHVTYGAYLGSDLAGILTLLRESRTGLAHRTEIVSVGVLPAFRGQGCADALLRAAIAQARRWEGAEQIDLSVTETQHAALRLYRRWGFVTWGVQPGAVRGPDGSLRALHHLTLKL, encoded by the coding sequence ATGACCGAGCGGCCCCTGCCTGTGGTGCGGGTGTTGCGGCCTACCGACGTGTCGCCCTATTTCGCGCTCCGGCTCGCGCTGCTGCGTTCCGACCCGCTCGCCTACGTCACCACCGCCGAGGAGTGGGCCGGGCGGCGGCTGGCGGACGTGGCCGGGCGACTGGGCATGAGCGACCACCACGTGACCTACGGCGCGTACCTGGGCAGCGACCTGGCCGGCATCCTGACCCTGCTGCGCGAGTCGCGGACCGGGCTGGCCCACCGCACCGAAATCGTGTCGGTGGGGGTGCTGCCTGCGTTCCGGGGGCAGGGCTGCGCCGACGCGCTGCTGCGCGCCGCCATCGCTCAGGCCCGGCGCTGGGAAGGCGCGGAACAGATTGACCTCTCCGTCACCGAGACCCAGCACGCGGCGCTGCGGCTCTATCGGCGCTGGGGCTTCGTGACCTGGGGCGTGCAGCCGGGCGCGGTGCGGGGACCGGACGGCTCACTGCGGGCGCTGCATCACCTCACCCTGAAGTTGTAG
- a CDS encoding LptF/LptG family permease, whose translation MNLFGRYVLSEILPPLVGALVAVILLFLLAGLEEVIGPLLAKGASPLLVARLLALSVPEALSRALPIGLMFATLLGLSRLAADSEIKGALAGGVPVTELLRPVLTLALGVTALSFLIGEGLRPRAYSESLKVQQQIVFDNPRVTGLGQAAEDGQAGGGQTLVLTDALNRAISVGEVRPGGELRDLRIVAMQAGEAPREVITAESGTLVPGSNVLELRRGQRVTYQSARPVTVLTFQSGRLPVQDVQASFAQDERSSTAQAGVVNLPLRELWSRTQAYRQQQVPAPAEFTAFHRKIAEPLAALALAFFAVSLAVFSFRGGLNLGLTWAILLAFAYYATWSVFRIMGENGGLPPVVAAYAPDLIAVLAGLALLWRSERR comes from the coding sequence ATGAACCTGTTCGGGCGCTACGTTCTGAGCGAGATTCTGCCGCCGCTGGTGGGGGCGCTGGTCGCGGTCATCCTGCTGTTTTTGCTGGCCGGACTGGAAGAAGTGATCGGGCCGCTGCTCGCCAAGGGCGCGAGTCCGCTGCTGGTGGCGCGGCTGCTCGCGCTGAGTGTGCCCGAGGCGCTGTCACGCGCCCTGCCCATCGGCCTGATGTTCGCCACGCTGCTGGGGCTGTCGCGCCTGGCCGCCGACTCGGAAATCAAGGGGGCACTTGCCGGGGGCGTGCCGGTCACGGAGTTGCTGCGCCCGGTGCTGACACTGGCGCTGGGGGTCACGGCGCTGTCGTTTCTGATCGGAGAAGGGCTGCGGCCCCGCGCCTATTCCGAATCGCTGAAGGTGCAGCAGCAGATCGTGTTCGACAACCCCCGCGTGACCGGGCTGGGACAGGCCGCCGAGGACGGTCAGGCAGGGGGCGGGCAAACTTTGGTGCTGACCGACGCCCTGAACCGCGCCATCAGTGTGGGCGAGGTGCGGCCCGGCGGCGAACTGCGCGACCTGCGCATCGTGGCGATGCAGGCGGGCGAAGCGCCGCGCGAGGTCATCACCGCCGAGTCGGGCACCCTGGTTCCCGGCAGCAACGTGCTGGAACTGCGCCGGGGCCAGCGCGTGACCTACCAAAGCGCCCGCCCGGTCACGGTCCTGACCTTCCAGAGCGGGCGGCTGCCGGTGCAGGACGTGCAGGCCAGCTTTGCCCAGGACGAGCGCAGCTCCACCGCGCAGGCGGGCGTGGTCAACCTGCCGCTGCGCGAGCTGTGGAGCCGCACCCAGGCCTACCGCCAGCAGCAAGTCCCGGCTCCAGCCGAGTTCACCGCCTTTCACCGCAAGATCGCCGAGCCGCTCGCCGCCCTCGCGCTGGCCTTTTTTGCCGTCAGCCTCGCGGTGTTTTCCTTCCGGGGGGGGCTGAATCTGGGGCTGACGTGGGCGATTTTGCTCGCCTTCGCCTACTACGCCACCTGGAGCGTGTTTCGCATCATGGGTGAAAACGGCGGGCTGCCCCCGGTGGTGGCCGCCTACGCGCCCGACCTCATCGCCGTGCTGGCGGGGCTGGCGCTGCTGTGGCGCTCGGAGCGGCGCTGA
- a CDS encoding LptF/LptG family permease, whose protein sequence is MYGAGLALLLALQVADTLSSTLGKALAYRATPTEGVTAFFAILPTIVNRSLVLAVPFAILLGLSRLQRDSELKAAFAAGIRPLSLVWPLLLPFALVGAVAFWNAGTVVPAGLDRWDRTWFGIFNMPEKIPTRDNYTYAPPGALYYAGRVTPGTPPTPSSVADSSAPDSPVPDSAGTSANLAQLAGVMVQRGGVVYTANSGVWDAAQRTWTLDSPWVTAPGQRPRQQAGPLTLPQTDALRPPPAEAKKVSNAQLRSALSGPGLSAQERREYTYQLASRYADPFTPIAFALAAAALGLLIRNQAAALAAVIVFIAGFYVLWITMPQLARAGAVDPTLAAWVPSLVFVLLGLGLAWRVNR, encoded by the coding sequence ATGTACGGGGCGGGGCTGGCCCTGCTGCTGGCCCTGCAAGTGGCCGACACCCTGAGCAGCACGCTGGGCAAGGCGCTGGCCTACCGGGCGACGCCGACCGAGGGCGTGACCGCGTTCTTCGCCATCTTGCCCACCATCGTCAACCGCTCGCTGGTGCTGGCGGTGCCGTTCGCCATCCTGCTGGGCCTGTCGCGGCTGCAACGCGACTCGGAACTCAAGGCCGCCTTCGCCGCCGGGATTCGGCCCCTGTCGCTGGTGTGGCCGCTGCTGCTGCCCTTCGCCCTGGTGGGCGCCGTGGCCTTCTGGAACGCGGGCACGGTGGTTCCGGCGGGACTGGACCGCTGGGACAGGACGTGGTTCGGCATCTTCAACATGCCCGAGAAGATTCCCACCCGCGACAACTACACCTACGCGCCCCCCGGCGCCCTGTACTACGCGGGCCGGGTCACGCCGGGCACCCCGCCGACGCCCAGTTCGGTTGCAGACAGTTCGGCTCCAGACAGTCCGGTTCCAGACAGTGCGGGCACTTCCGCCAACCTCGCGCAGCTCGCCGGGGTGATGGTCCAGCGCGGCGGCGTGGTCTACACCGCCAACTCCGGGGTGTGGGACGCGGCGCAGCGCACCTGGACGCTCGATTCGCCCTGGGTCACGGCGCCGGGCCAGCGCCCCAGGCAGCAGGCCGGGCCGCTCACGCTGCCGCAGACCGACGCGCTGCGCCCCCCGCCCGCCGAGGCCAAAAAGGTCAGCAACGCGCAGTTGCGCTCGGCGCTGTCCGGCCCTGGCCTGTCCGCGCAGGAGCGGCGCGAGTACACCTACCAGCTCGCCTCGCGCTACGCCGACCCCTTTACCCCCATCGCCTTTGCGCTGGCCGCCGCCGCGCTGGGGCTGCTGATTCGCAACCAGGCCGCCGCGCTCGCCGCCGTCATCGTGTTTATCGCGGGCTTTTACGTGCTGTGGATCACCATGCCGCAGCTCGCCCGCGCCGGAGCGGTGGACCCCACGCTGGCCGCCTGGGTGCCCAGCTTGGTGTTCGTGCTGCTGGGCCTGGGCCTGGCGTGGCGGGTGAACCGATGA
- a CDS encoding bifunctional nicotinamide-nucleotide adenylyltransferase/Nudix hydroxylase — protein MTVPHAPVPQVPDLADAPRPTRAFGVYIGRFEPPHQAHLLVMLEALRSVQTLIVVIGSARAARNTKNPFTAQERQDMIRAMLEEAGADIGSADTGSAETGRLRFVQVRDHLYDESRWLAEVRGGVQAHVGGSRDVALVGHIKDESSYYLRSFPDWEFLPTHVVSPLSATDVRRAYFAGRLGDVRGMVPPAVHIFLERFRQTPEYAELRADSEALSEARAAWEAAPQPPTFLSADALVSCAGHVLLVRRADRPGRGLLALPGDLLGPKETLLGRAARVVRQLTGLGTALDLSAALRAEATFDHPDRSQRGRVVSHAFHFVLDRETPPELAPGRGESGGGELGEGELGEARWLALSEVLAHPELLFEDHHEIIGRFLSGVTDQS, from the coding sequence ATGACTGTGCCTCATGCACCGGTTCCGCAGGTCCCCGACCTCGCCGACGCGCCCCGGCCCACGCGGGCCTTCGGGGTCTACATCGGGCGGTTCGAGCCGCCGCATCAGGCGCACCTGCTGGTGATGCTCGAAGCGCTGCGCAGCGTGCAGACCCTCATCGTGGTCATCGGCTCGGCGCGGGCGGCCCGCAACACCAAAAATCCGTTCACGGCCCAGGAGCGGCAGGACATGATTCGGGCGATGCTGGAAGAAGCGGGCGCCGACATCGGGAGTGCCGACACTGGGAGTGCCGAAACTGGGCGGCTGAGGTTCGTGCAGGTGCGCGACCACCTCTACGACGAGTCGCGCTGGCTGGCCGAGGTGCGCGGTGGCGTGCAGGCGCACGTGGGCGGAAGCCGCGACGTGGCCCTGGTCGGGCACATCAAGGACGAGAGCAGCTACTACCTGCGCTCCTTTCCCGACTGGGAGTTTCTGCCCACCCACGTCGTCAGCCCGCTGAGCGCCACCGACGTGCGCCGGGCCTACTTCGCGGGCCGCCTTGGCGACGTGCGCGGCATGGTGCCGCCCGCCGTCCACATCTTTCTGGAACGCTTTCGCCAGACGCCCGAGTACGCCGAACTGCGGGCCGACTCCGAGGCGCTGAGCGAGGCCCGCGCCGCGTGGGAGGCCGCGCCCCAGCCCCCCACCTTCCTCAGCGCCGACGCGCTGGTGAGCTGCGCGGGCCACGTGCTGCTCGTGCGCCGCGCCGATCGTCCGGGCCGGGGTCTGCTCGCGCTGCCGGGCGACCTGCTCGGGCCGAAGGAAACGCTGCTGGGCCGCGCGGCCCGCGTCGTTCGTCAGTTGACCGGCCTGGGCACGGCCTTAGACCTGAGTGCCGCGCTCAGGGCCGAGGCCACCTTCGACCACCCCGACCGCAGCCAGCGCGGGCGCGTGGTGTCTCACGCCTTTCATTTCGTGCTCGACCGGGAGACGCCGCCCGAACTGGCTCCGGGAAGGGGAGAGTCGGGCGGGGGAGAGCTGGGCGAGGGAGAGCTGGGCGAGGCCCGCTGGCTGGCGCTGTCCGAAGTGCTGGCCCATCCCGAACTGTTGTTCGAGGACCACCACGAAATCATCGGGCGCTTTCTCTCCGGGGTCACGGACCAATCTTGA
- a CDS encoding DUF1206 domain-containing protein yields MANLKEVGSGLRDAGTQAVQGVEAGITQGVEHAAPGLEALARFGYASKGAVYGTTGLLALNLALGRGGQATDTQGALTRIQDLPLGGVLIWLLVVGLVGYALWQLLRALLDPERHGAAPGGLVKRAGYALSSVTNFALAYFAYRLAAQGSAPAGQGQGDIVRQVLEWPGGQVLLGLAGLALLGFGGVQVAHALSGKFMRRVALRDFAARHASAVKRVGQAGVAARGVVLGAVGASLTLGAWKGSASGVRDTAGVLTRLRDQGDGLLGIVALGTLCYGVWCVVQALYRRIKIGP; encoded by the coding sequence ATGGCAAATCTGAAGGAAGTCGGCAGTGGCCTGCGTGACGCGGGCACCCAGGCGGTGCAGGGGGTCGAAGCGGGCATCACGCAGGGCGTCGAGCACGCCGCGCCGGGGCTGGAGGCGCTGGCCCGGTTCGGGTACGCCAGCAAGGGCGCGGTGTACGGCACGACCGGCCTGCTGGCGCTGAATCTGGCGCTGGGGCGCGGCGGGCAGGCCACCGACACCCAGGGCGCCCTGACGCGGATTCAGGACCTGCCGCTGGGCGGCGTGCTCATCTGGCTGCTGGTGGTGGGGCTGGTCGGCTACGCGCTGTGGCAACTGCTGCGGGCGCTGCTGGACCCCGAGCGGCACGGCGCGGCACCGGGGGGTCTGGTCAAACGCGCCGGGTACGCCCTGAGCAGCGTGACCAACTTCGCGCTGGCCTATTTCGCCTATCGCCTCGCCGCCCAGGGGTCGGCCCCAGCCGGACAGGGGCAGGGGGACATCGTCCGGCAGGTGCTGGAGTGGCCCGGCGGTCAGGTGCTGCTGGGGCTGGCGGGCCTCGCGCTGCTGGGGTTCGGCGGCGTGCAGGTCGCCCACGCCCTGAGCGGCAAGTTCATGAGGCGCGTCGCCCTGCGCGACTTCGCCGCCCGGCACGCCAGCGCCGTCAAGCGCGTGGGGCAGGCGGGCGTCGCCGCGCGGGGGGTGGTGCTCGGCGCGGTGGGCGCGTCCCTGACGCTCGGCGCCTGGAAAGGCAGCGCCAGCGGCGTGCGCGACACGGCGGGCGTCCTGACCCGGCTGCGCGACCAGGGCGACGGGCTGCTGGGCATCGTCGCCCTGGGCACCCTGTGCTACGGGGTCTGGTGTGTGGTGCAGGCGCTCTACCGCCGAATCAAGATTGGTCCGTGA
- a CDS encoding RNA 2'-phosphotransferase, whose translation MQVGLNLKLPDSIGIRIKPVSRHHVHLSADTATARQVGARRGQAVVLAVSAGAMREAGHDFFRSDNGVWLTDGVPPEFISFP comes from the coding sequence TTGCAAGTCGGATTGAATCTGAAACTACCAGATTCAATCGGAATCCGTATAAAACCCGTAAGCCGCCATCACGTCCACCTCAGCGCGGATACGGCCACTGCCCGGCAGGTCGGGGCGCGGCGCGGGCAGGCGGTGGTCCTGGCGGTGTCGGCAGGCGCGATGCGGGAAGCGGGACACGACTTTTTCCGCTCCGACAACGGGGTGTGGCTGACGGACGGGGTGCCGCCGGAGTTCATCTCCTTTCCCTGA
- a CDS encoding RNA 2'-phosphotransferase: MNDEQLSKRLAYLLRHAPDQAGITLEPGGWAPLAPLLAHLRVSRARVEQVVAADRKGRYVLRGDRIRANQGHSVAVDLHLTLTRPPQTLYHGTHTGALDAIRREGLIRIPLNSCTVGPIQLGRRRLCIHIAESVFFPTRIRSAAQLCKSD; encoded by the coding sequence ATGAACGACGAACAGCTGTCCAAACGCCTCGCCTACCTGCTGCGGCACGCGCCCGACCAAGCCGGAATTACCCTGGAACCGGGCGGATGGGCACCCCTGGCCCCGCTGCTCGCGCACCTGCGGGTCAGCCGGGCACGGGTGGAACAGGTGGTGGCCGCCGACCGCAAGGGCCGCTACGTCCTGCGTGGGGACCGCATCCGGGCGAACCAGGGGCACAGTGTGGCGGTGGACCTGCACCTGACGCTGACCCGCCCGCCGCAGACCCTCTACCACGGCACCCACACGGGCGCCCTGGACGCCATCCGGCGCGAGGGGCTAATACGGATTCCGCTTAATTCCTGCACAGTCGGGCCTATACAGTTGGGAAGGCGCCGCCTGTGCATCCATATCGCGGAATCCGTATTTTTTCCTACTCGCATCCGCTCTGCTGCGCAGCTTTGCAAGTCGGATTGA